The following nucleotide sequence is from Leptospiraceae bacterium.
GTATATGAAATTAGCAAGAATGCGAGTGAGGTTTTGATATTTCTTTTTAATTCCGGAGAAGGCTGGCTCATGCCCGGTGAAATTATTGCTATGATTAAAAAAGGAATTAAATCCTTTATCATCGTTCAGCCCTTTGGTTGTCTTCCCAATCATATCTCAGGTCGAGGTTTAATCAAAGCAATTAAAGAAAAATACAACGATATTCAAATACTATCTCTAGACTATGACCCCGATATTAGCATTGGAAATATTGAAAATAGGTTACAAATGCTAATCATGACCGCAAGAGAATTGGAGAAAAAAAATCTTCGTTCTAGCGGAAGAGTTTAAGTTTGGTACCAGAGCACACGAAACAGAACAAAAAAAGAATTGTTAATGTTGAAAACTTTTAATACTCGGTAGATTCAAGAAAACACATCTTCAGTCAACCAGAACCAAACTCTCTTGGTTAAATAAAGAAAAAAAGATATGAGTCCGTCTTTATTCCATGAATGATTTTTTATGGCAAAGAGAAAACTTGGAGCCGATGAAGTCGTTTTTTACTTTGTTCTAATCTTTCCTGATTTAGGTTTCCCTTTTGGTCGGCAATGATAAGTGCATACAATACTTCATATATCTGCTCACCATCATAAGAAATAAGCAAAATATCTAAGCCTGCATTGATACCTGTGACGGCTGACGCACCGATTCCGCCTTTCGCATACATCATAGGACCCATGTTCATATCGTCTGTGGATAAAACAGTTGTGATTGGAAATCTAGGACGTATGTATTCTTGAATTGCTTTTTCGGAAATGGAAATAGGTTTTTTACTATCTAAGCTAGTAACAGTAGAATGAGATAACATTATGAATGGGTATTCTACAGTATGCGCTATACGTAAAAACGGGATTAAATCAGATTTCTCTAACTCTACGAGTGTGCTAGTAAGACTCGCATTAAAAAAATGAGTGTCCTCCGATACACGACCTAGACCGGGAAAATGTTTAAGAGTAGGGATGATTTTATATTCTAAGAGTTTCTTACTGTAAAGTTCCGCAACAAAAGCGACTTTCTTTGGATCTTCTGAGATAGCACGATTGTAAATTCTACTATAAAAATCAAAAGCACTTGGTTCTTTGTCAAATTTTAAATCTACAATAGGGCTAAAGTTTAGATTGACACCAATGTGCTTTAGCTCTTCTGCTTGTGCCCTTGCGTAAGTGTTAATCTTCTCTTCTAACTCTTTATCTGACATATTCGGATTAGCCGCTAGAACTTCTCCTAACGAAGTTTGTAATTGCAAAGGAGGAGATAGTCTAGATACTTTTCCGCCTTCTTGATCTGTGGCTATGAAGGCATTTACATAGTTATTATCTTTACGACTGATTTGAATTTTTGAAATCAGACCTTTTGCTTCCTCAATAGAAAGTCCTTTTACATTATGATGCGTAACGAAAAAACCAAATACGGGCAATGTAAGTAATTCACTGAGTTCTTTTTCTCCGTGAAATCCTACCAGTATATGATTGGCAAAAGCGGCTAATAGCTTTTTGTCGTAATTGAGTATGAAATTCTTCTTGTATTGAAAAGATGCTTCTCTACTAAGAGAAATT
It contains:
- a CDS encoding glycoside hydrolase family 3 protein, which encodes MKSSILKSLFLFAASLTLFSISLLLRDPVLLKFRYLGLISVNLIGVVWFVLAAMHRKKKGALQTLSLLFVLGSMGISLSREASFQYKKNFILNYDKKLLAAFANHILVGFHGEKELSELLTLPVFGFFVTHHNVKGLSIEEAKGLISKIQISRKDNNYVNAFIATDQEGGKVSRLSPPLQLQTSLGEVLAANPNMSDKELEEKINTYARAQAEELKHIGVNLNFSPIVDLKFDKEPSAFDFYSRIYNRAISEDPKKVAFVAELYSKKLLEYKIIPTLKHFPGLGRVSEDTHFFNASLTSTLVELEKSDLIPFLRIAHTVEYPFIMLSHSTVTSLDSKKPISISEKAIQEYIRPRFPITTVLSTDDMNMGPMMYAKGGIGASAVTGINAGLDILLISYDGEQIYEVLYALIIADQKGNLNQERLEQSKKRLHRLQVFSLP